Genomic window (Arcobacter aquimarinus):
TATTTGATAAAAAAAGAGCTGAAAAAAATTAGGGAAATTCATGAAAAAGTTTGAAGCAAGTTGTTTAGAGAAGGTTTATGAATTAGCGACAGCAGAATTTAATTGTTCAATTACTGAATTAGAAATTGAAGTTATCCAACAACCAAGTAAAGGTTTTCTTGGTTTTGGTAAAAAAAATGCAATTATTCAAGCATGTTTTAAAAACAATTGTAGAACATACGTTCAAGAGACAAAAACTTTTAAAAATAAAGATGTAAAGATTGAAGAAATTTCTCAAAGAATTGAGAATTCAATTAAATCTGAACAAAATAGTGTTATTAGAGAAAAAGAAGAGCAAGTTGTATCAACATCTCCAAAAATAGAATCGAAAGATAAAATTTTTGATAATTTTTATAATGAAAATGCTTCTCAATCAGAAATCTCTAAAATAGTAGTAAAAAAAGACAAAGAAAAAATTTTAGAGGAAGTAAAAGAAGGAGTTTCTCTTTTATTTGATAATACTTGTTATAAAATTGAAAAAATCAATGTTGAATTTTATGATGAAGAAACACTTTATATTGAGTTTTTAGGAGAGGATTCTGCTTTATTAATTGGTAAAGAAGGATATAGATATAAAGCATTATCATATATTTTATTTAATTGGATTAATGAAAAATATGGTTTGATGTTAAGACTTGAAGTTGCAGAATTTTTAAAAAATCAAGAGGAAGCAATTTATACATATCTTGAACCAATAGTTGAGATTATAAAAGAAAAAGGTACATTTAAAACAAAACCTCTTGATGGCATTTTAGTTCATATCGCATTGAAAAAACTTAGAGAAGAATTTC
Coding sequences:
- a CDS encoding Jag N-terminal domain-containing protein — its product is MKKFEASCLEKVYELATAEFNCSITELEIEVIQQPSKGFLGFGKKNAIIQACFKNNCRTYVQETKTFKNKDVKIEEISQRIENSIKSEQNSVIREKEEQVVSTSPKIESKDKIFDNFYNENASQSEISKIVVKKDKEKILEEVKEGVSLLFDNTCYKIEKINVEFYDEETLYIEFLGEDSALLIGKEGYRYKALSYILFNWINEKYGLMLRLEVAEFLKNQEEAIYTYLEPIVEIIKEKGTFKTKPLDGILVHIALKKLREEFPDKYVAVKTNVRGDKYVLVNEYRAREI